A stretch of the Arthrobacter sp. PAMC 25486 genome encodes the following:
- a CDS encoding response regulator transcription factor — MTEHPALAPAPAPVPARQPITVLIVDDHAAIRLGMRMVVDTSADMEVVGEAGDGGAAVTMARALRPDVVLMDLRMPVMDGIEATRIIVGEGHSTVLVLTTFDQDSQLFGALRAGAAGFLLKTAEPEAITAALRRVHDGDQVIAPEVTARIVAAALSAQTVPAATPADPPGWELLTEREREVFAALGEGLTNYVIGRRLGISEATVKTHVSRVLSKLGLANRVQAALLQK; from the coding sequence ATGACCGAGCACCCCGCCTTGGCTCCGGCCCCGGCCCCCGTTCCGGCACGGCAACCCATCACGGTCCTGATTGTCGATGACCATGCCGCCATCAGGCTCGGCATGCGCATGGTGGTGGACACCTCAGCCGACATGGAGGTGGTGGGCGAGGCTGGTGACGGTGGCGCCGCCGTCACCATGGCACGTGCGCTGCGGCCCGACGTCGTGCTTATGGATTTGCGCATGCCGGTCATGGACGGCATCGAGGCCACCAGGATCATTGTCGGGGAGGGCCACTCGACCGTGCTGGTGCTGACAACGTTTGACCAGGACTCCCAGCTTTTTGGTGCGCTGCGGGCCGGCGCTGCCGGATTTCTGCTCAAAACGGCGGAGCCGGAGGCCATCACGGCGGCGCTGCGGCGGGTCCATGACGGCGACCAGGTCATTGCCCCGGAGGTGACCGCCCGGATTGTGGCCGCGGCTCTCTCCGCCCAAACGGTCCCGGCGGCCACTCCGGCCGACCCGCCCGGCTGGGAACTTCTCACGGAACGCGAACGCGAGGTTTTTGCCGCCCTGGGCGAGGGCCTGACGAACTACGTGATCGGGCGCCGGCTGGGGATTTCCGAGGCCACGGTCAAGACGCACGTCTCCCGGGTGCTCTCGAAGCTGGGGTTGGCAAACCGGGTGCAGGCGGCGCTGTTGCAGAAA
- a CDS encoding sensor histidine kinase — MDQSAAPAGPALSRPAPLFRRLGSSFMRLNVRRMAKIKVEDMALAGGYFALFWLLDAVNLTAFGSLKVEQLAAAWPAIAVLGCMGVLFRRTAPTAMAWMCGTAAVGLLLAGHAGAFLLIFEFFFSLVLFGTTKAASLASRASWALTVLLVIAAFAASKNAGIAVAAGVLAVVTLLTPVEWAGNLRKANQLAESESARADAVHDAAQQRILAERNAHDLALEHERQHMARELHDVISARLSAIALQSGAALHAARTASSDTPGTVLLRQIRAESVSGLDELNTMIRLLHSGASSEAPGRIAELAPLIEAHREAGGDVRFSNSLHDGGHHLPLPVQTTAYRIASESLANAAKHAPGKPVVISLAAVPSGTPAGAPADPPSGTPAGTNGNAGHDLLLTVSSALPAGTAGSSTGTGTGIPSMHFRAAHAGGTLTAAPDGTDWKVALRLPLSVPAAPAAPANTEHPTEGHTA, encoded by the coding sequence ATGGACCAATCCGCAGCACCCGCCGGCCCGGCACTCAGCCGCCCTGCGCCCTTGTTCCGGCGACTCGGCAGTAGTTTCATGCGCCTCAATGTGCGGCGCATGGCGAAAATCAAGGTCGAGGACATGGCACTGGCCGGCGGCTATTTCGCGCTCTTTTGGCTCCTCGACGCCGTCAATCTGACAGCCTTCGGCAGCCTCAAGGTGGAGCAGCTGGCAGCAGCCTGGCCGGCCATTGCGGTGCTGGGCTGCATGGGCGTCCTGTTCCGCCGCACCGCACCTACGGCCATGGCTTGGATGTGCGGCACGGCGGCGGTGGGACTGCTCCTGGCCGGGCACGCCGGAGCGTTCCTGCTGATCTTTGAGTTCTTCTTCTCACTGGTCCTCTTCGGCACCACCAAAGCCGCCTCGCTCGCGTCCAGGGCATCGTGGGCCCTGACGGTGCTGTTGGTGATTGCCGCCTTTGCCGCGTCCAAAAATGCCGGCATCGCGGTGGCTGCGGGCGTCCTTGCCGTCGTCACGCTGCTGACCCCCGTGGAATGGGCGGGGAACCTGCGCAAGGCCAACCAGCTGGCGGAGAGCGAATCCGCCCGCGCAGATGCCGTCCATGACGCAGCGCAGCAGCGGATTCTGGCCGAGCGCAATGCCCATGACCTTGCCCTCGAGCACGAACGACAGCACATGGCACGCGAACTCCACGACGTCATTTCCGCCCGGCTCTCGGCCATCGCGCTGCAGTCCGGGGCCGCCCTCCATGCCGCCAGGACCGCCTCGTCTGATACCCCAGGCACCGTGCTGCTGCGCCAGATCCGTGCCGAAAGCGTTTCGGGCCTGGACGAGCTGAACACCATGATCCGGCTGCTGCACTCCGGCGCATCCTCCGAGGCACCGGGGCGGATCGCCGAACTGGCACCGCTGATCGAGGCCCACCGTGAGGCAGGCGGGGACGTGCGCTTCAGCAATTCTCTGCACGACGGCGGCCATCACCTGCCGCTGCCCGTCCAGACCACGGCGTACCGCATAGCGTCCGAGTCCCTGGCCAACGCGGCCAAGCATGCACCCGGGAAACCGGTGGTCATCTCACTTGCCGCGGTTCCGTCCGGCACACCAGCCGGAGCACCAGCAGACCCACCAAGCGGCACGCCAGCAGGGACGAATGGGAATGCCGGCCATGACCTTTTGTTGACGGTCAGCAGTGCCCTGCCCGCAGGCACTGCCGGGTCATCCACCGGAACGGGCACAGGCATTCCCAGCATGCATTTCCGTGCGGCACACGCAGGCGGAACACTCACGGCTGCACCGGACGGCACAGACTGGAAGGTGGCCCTGCGACTGCCGCTCTCCGTCCCCGCAGCACCCGCGGCACCCGCGAACACCGAACACCCCACCGAAGGACACACGGCATGA
- a CDS encoding YihY/virulence factor BrkB family protein: MGEREEVRDGLEAAHFPGFVAPGVVAKKPMAAPLQAPPSPLDRTALADWAASKRGDFVAARASGNPWRQLTTLFPWLNARAAQTFPLRVWNLYTRRRGPLLAAGNAYLMFFSVGAMLVAGFSIFGMIAADNEVLRDAVVDLVAESTPGLINTGDGGLATPEQLLGTGGFGLTLFVSLAALLVTAMGWINGLREGIRSLLGLARDRTNPVLSKVRDGVTLLVLAVALVLTSVLGLLSTAAMGHLGEVLGWGSFLTGATAQFGSIALMFILDVAVAMIMFSIASRVRMRRRVLILAALFSGAGATVLRFFSAMLLNGGTSNKLLAPFAVILGLFVWFFLLSQVYLMSAAIAAVLAADRPRRSKSRAAKA; this comes from the coding sequence TTGGGGGAGCGAGAAGAGGTTAGAGACGGGCTGGAGGCCGCCCATTTTCCGGGATTTGTTGCCCCGGGGGTGGTCGCCAAAAAGCCCATGGCAGCGCCCTTGCAGGCGCCGCCGAGTCCTCTCGACCGCACGGCGCTGGCCGACTGGGCTGCTTCAAAACGGGGAGACTTTGTGGCTGCCCGTGCCAGCGGCAACCCGTGGCGACAGCTCACTACACTGTTTCCGTGGCTCAACGCCAGGGCCGCACAAACGTTTCCGCTGCGGGTGTGGAATCTGTACACCCGCCGCCGCGGCCCGCTGCTGGCCGCAGGCAACGCCTACCTGATGTTCTTCTCGGTCGGTGCCATGCTGGTGGCCGGTTTCTCCATTTTCGGCATGATCGCCGCCGACAACGAGGTGCTGCGCGATGCCGTGGTTGATCTCGTCGCCGAAAGCACGCCCGGGTTGATCAACACCGGCGATGGCGGCCTGGCAACTCCCGAACAACTGCTCGGCACGGGGGGCTTCGGACTGACCCTGTTCGTCTCCCTGGCCGCACTGCTCGTCACAGCGATGGGGTGGATCAACGGCCTGCGTGAGGGCATCCGCTCCCTGCTGGGCCTGGCACGCGACAGGACAAACCCTGTCCTGTCCAAGGTCCGCGACGGCGTCACCTTGCTGGTGCTGGCAGTGGCACTGGTGCTGACCAGCGTGCTCGGCCTGCTCAGCACAGCCGCCATGGGCCATCTCGGAGAGGTGCTGGGATGGGGAAGTTTCCTCACTGGTGCAACAGCACAATTTGGTTCCATCGCCTTGATGTTCATCCTCGACGTGGCAGTCGCCATGATCATGTTCAGCATCGCCTCACGGGTGCGCATGCGACGGCGTGTGTTGATTCTGGCCGCCTTGTTCTCCGGTGCCGGTGCCACCGTGCTGCGATTCTTCAGCGCGATGCTGCTTAATGGTGGCACGAGCAACAAACTGCTGGCTCCTTTCGCCGTGATCCTGGGTCTCTTTGTCTGGTTCTTCCTGCTCAGCCAGGTGTACCTGATGTCGGCCGCTATAGCGGCGGTCCTGGCCGCCGACCGCCCCCGGCGTTCCAAGAGTCGGGCAGCCAAGGCCTGA
- a CDS encoding GAP family protein, translating into MTIAIYAQLAVLALIDSTSIGTLLIPLWLLLRPDARRMVPRILLYLGVLAFFYLLVGIVMLSGADWAISGMGGGSMAAIPAVQWAMVLAGGGMLAYALMAKPGGKDPAKKTVAAGADRASAGSAMSPADTPAVASDPPTGAASVPETPAVEIKWQQRLSTALRSPGGIVGLALIAGLLELPTMLPYVVAIGVLSNSALALPGEIGVLAVYCLVMLLPALVLVGLRLLAGQKLDALLRRLSSKLGAFASETLLWVLGIVGFLLLRGGLSALAPDAPWNPFK; encoded by the coding sequence ATGACGATCGCAATTTATGCCCAACTGGCCGTTCTGGCACTCATCGACAGCACCAGCATCGGCACCCTCCTCATCCCGTTGTGGCTGCTGCTGCGCCCCGATGCCCGCCGCATGGTGCCGCGGATTCTGCTGTACCTGGGTGTCCTGGCGTTCTTTTACCTGCTGGTCGGAATCGTCATGCTCAGCGGTGCCGACTGGGCCATCAGTGGAATGGGCGGCGGCTCGATGGCAGCGATCCCGGCCGTTCAGTGGGCCATGGTGCTGGCAGGCGGCGGCATGCTGGCGTATGCACTGATGGCGAAGCCGGGCGGCAAGGATCCCGCGAAAAAGACGGTGGCAGCAGGGGCAGACCGGGCGTCGGCGGGTTCTGCGATGTCCCCGGCCGACACCCCGGCCGTGGCATCGGACCCCCCAACGGGTGCTGCATCCGTTCCGGAAACTCCGGCGGTGGAGATCAAATGGCAGCAGCGGCTGTCGACGGCGTTGCGGAGTCCGGGCGGCATTGTGGGACTGGCGTTGATTGCCGGGCTGTTGGAGCTGCCCACGATGCTTCCGTATGTGGTGGCGATCGGCGTGCTGTCCAACTCGGCGCTGGCGCTGCCGGGTGAGATTGGGGTCCTGGCCGTGTACTGCCTGGTCATGCTGCTGCCTGCCCTGGTGCTTGTGGGCTTGCGCCTGCTCGCGGGGCAGAAGTTGGACGCCCTGTTGCGCCGGCTCAGCTCCAAGTTGGGTGCGTTTGCCAGCGAAACATTGCTGTGGGTGCTTGGCATTGTCGGCTTCCTCCTGCTGCGCGGCGGGCTGTCCGCCCTGGCCCCCGACGCTCCCTGGAACCCCTTTAAATAG
- a CDS encoding 2'-5' RNA ligase family protein, with amino-acid sequence MPGIGQSGASPTPHADSLGVIISLPPALAEQLSERRAEYAGPGSAVVPPHITLVSGRAKEAWNDAAEHVRKVAAAGEPFVISLRGTGTFEPISPVVFLNVADGAHDCVQLHEQLLEGPLEHLLAFDFHPHLTIAHDLDAPNMARAKADMADFSADFEVASIGLYNFIAGGWALREELALGGARRG; translated from the coding sequence GTGCCAGGCATTGGTCAAAGCGGGGCATCGCCCACCCCGCACGCTGACAGTCTTGGCGTCATTATTTCCCTGCCCCCTGCGCTGGCGGAGCAGCTCAGCGAGCGGCGGGCCGAGTACGCGGGGCCAGGTTCCGCCGTCGTGCCTCCCCACATCACGTTGGTGTCGGGGCGGGCCAAGGAGGCCTGGAACGATGCTGCCGAGCACGTCCGGAAGGTCGCTGCTGCCGGGGAGCCGTTTGTGATTTCGCTGCGGGGGACGGGCACGTTTGAGCCGATTTCGCCAGTTGTGTTCTTGAATGTAGCGGACGGCGCGCACGATTGTGTACAGCTCCACGAGCAGTTGTTGGAGGGTCCGCTGGAGCACTTGTTGGCGTTTGACTTCCACCCGCACCTGACGATCGCCCATGACCTGGACGCACCGAACATGGCCCGTGCGAAGGCCGACATGGCGGATTTTTCGGCCGATTTTGAGGTCGCCAGTATTGGCCTGTACAACTTTATTGCCGGTGGCTGGGCACTGCGGGAGGAGCTGGCTCTTGGGGGAGCGAGAAGAGGTTAG
- the trpS gene encoding tryptophan--tRNA ligase: MSEITQRPRVLSGMQPSGDSLHLGNYLGALVNWVKTQDDYQTLFFIPDMHAITVEQDPAELRERTRKTAAQYIAGGIDIEKSTLFVQSHVPEHAQLAWVLNCITGFGEASRMTQFKDKSAKGGQDVASVGLFTYPVLMAADILLYRPQGVPVGDDQRQHVELARDLAKRFNFRFGDTFVVPEAFIQKEGARIYDLQNPTAKMSKSASGPNGLINLLDDPKVTAKRIKSAVTDDDTVVAHDRAAKPGVTNLLEILSTLTDQPVDALVAQYDGKMYGHLKVDVAEAVVERLEPIRKRTLELLDDPAELDSLLAHGAAKAREIASATLADVYEKVGFLPPLGPVD; the protein is encoded by the coding sequence ATGAGTGAGATTACACAACGCCCCCGCGTCCTCTCCGGAATGCAGCCTTCCGGAGACAGCCTGCACCTGGGCAACTACCTGGGCGCGCTGGTCAACTGGGTGAAGACCCAAGATGACTACCAGACGCTGTTCTTCATCCCGGACATGCACGCCATCACCGTGGAGCAGGACCCGGCGGAACTGCGCGAACGCACCCGCAAGACTGCGGCACAGTACATTGCCGGCGGCATCGACATTGAAAAGTCAACGCTGTTTGTCCAGTCCCACGTACCGGAGCACGCCCAGCTGGCCTGGGTGCTGAACTGCATCACCGGCTTTGGCGAGGCCTCCCGCATGACCCAGTTCAAGGATAAATCAGCGAAAGGTGGGCAGGACGTTGCCAGTGTTGGGCTGTTCACCTACCCGGTGCTGATGGCCGCCGACATCCTGCTCTACCGCCCCCAGGGCGTGCCCGTGGGCGATGACCAACGCCAGCACGTCGAGCTGGCCCGCGACCTGGCCAAGCGCTTCAACTTTAGGTTTGGCGACACCTTCGTGGTCCCGGAAGCCTTCATCCAGAAGGAAGGCGCCAGGATTTACGACCTGCAAAATCCGACGGCGAAAATGTCCAAGTCGGCGTCGGGCCCCAACGGCCTGATCAACCTCCTCGACGACCCCAAGGTGACGGCCAAGCGCATCAAGTCAGCCGTCACGGATGACGACACAGTCGTTGCCCACGACCGTGCAGCCAAGCCCGGTGTGACAAACCTGCTGGAAATCCTCTCCACCCTGACGGACCAGCCCGTTGACGCACTCGTGGCGCAGTACGATGGCAAGATGTACGGGCACCTGAAAGTGGATGTGGCCGAGGCTGTTGTGGAACGGCTGGAACCCATCCGCAAACGCACGCTGGAACTGCTCGACGATCCGGCGGAGCTTGACTCGCTACTGGCGCATGGGGCTGCCAAGGCGCGGGAGATCGCCTCCGCAACGCTGGCCGACGTGTACGAAAAGGTGGGCTTCCTGCCGCCCCTGGGACCGGTCGACTAG
- a CDS encoding exodeoxyribonuclease III, protein MSNGIENGQLRIASVNVNGIRAAYKNGMGPWLAARDVDILCLQEVRAPDAIVEGFLGEDWHLLHAEAEAKGRAGVLIATRKDRLEPVATRLGIGDDYFATTGRWVEADYVVTGSDGTDQTLTVVSAYVHSGEVGTIKQEDKFRFLDTMIGRLPQLAAGSDHALVVGDLNVGHKTFDIKNWKGNVKRSGFLPEERAYFDRFFGDEIGFKDVARELAGDVDGPYTWWSNRGQAFTNDTGWRIDYHAATPGLLAKAQTCVVDRAESYEARFSDHAPLVVDYKF, encoded by the coding sequence GTGAGCAACGGTATTGAAAACGGTCAGTTGAGGATCGCAAGCGTCAACGTCAATGGCATTCGTGCCGCCTACAAGAACGGCATGGGCCCGTGGCTTGCAGCGCGCGATGTGGACATCTTGTGCCTGCAGGAAGTGCGCGCACCAGATGCGATCGTGGAGGGCTTCCTCGGCGAGGACTGGCACCTGCTGCACGCCGAGGCTGAGGCCAAGGGGCGTGCCGGGGTGCTGATCGCCACCCGCAAGGACCGCCTGGAACCGGTGGCCACCCGCCTCGGCATTGGCGATGATTACTTCGCCACCACCGGCCGCTGGGTGGAGGCCGACTACGTGGTCACGGGATCCGACGGCACGGACCAGACCCTCACCGTGGTCAGCGCCTACGTCCATTCCGGCGAGGTCGGCACCATCAAACAGGAGGACAAGTTCCGCTTCCTGGACACCATGATCGGGCGCCTGCCGCAACTGGCAGCAGGCAGCGACCACGCACTTGTGGTGGGTGACCTGAACGTGGGCCACAAGACCTTTGACATCAAGAACTGGAAGGGCAATGTGAAGCGCTCCGGGTTCCTGCCCGAGGAGCGCGCGTACTTTGACCGGTTCTTCGGTGATGAAATCGGCTTCAAGGATGTTGCCCGCGAACTCGCCGGCGACGTCGACGGCCCCTACACCTGGTGGTCCAACCGCGGCCAGGCCTTCACCAACGACACCGGCTGGCGCATCGACTACCACGCCGCCACCCCCGGCCTGTTGGCCAAGGCCCAGACCTGCGTGGTGGACCGGGCTGAATCCTACGAAGCCCGCTTCTCAGACCATGCACCACTTGTTGTCGACTACAAGTTCTAA